The Piliocolobus tephrosceles isolate RC106 unplaced genomic scaffold, ASM277652v3 unscaffolded_3555, whole genome shotgun sequence genome contains a region encoding:
- the LOC111531763 gene encoding zinc finger CCCH domain-containing protein 18-like, whose protein sequence is TRRVVSLCTYHPGSRDRKSGGRLGSPKPERQRGQNSKAPAAPADRKRQLSPQSKSSSKVTSVPGKASDPGAASTKSGKASTLSRREELLKQLKAVEDAIARKRAKIPGKA, encoded by the exons ACCAGGAGGGTGGTCTCACTCTGTACCTATCACCCAGGTTCTCGGGACCGGAAGTCAGGTGGGAGACTGGGCTCCCCGAAGCCAGAGCGACAGAGAGGCCAGAACTCCAAAGCCCCTGCAGCCCCGGCTGACAG GAAGCGCCAGCTGTCACCACAGTCCAAGAGCTCCAGCAAGGTCACGAGCGTGCCCGGCAAAGCCTCGGATCCCGGCGCCGCCAGCACCAAATCAGGGAAGGCCAGCACGCTGTCGCGGCGGGAGGAGCTGCTGAAACAGCTGAAGGCCGTGGAGGACGCTATTGCGCGCAAGCGGGCCAAGATCCCCGGGAAAGCATAG